A stretch of the Mustelus asterias unplaced genomic scaffold, sMusAst1.hap1.1 HAP1_SCAFFOLD_1355, whole genome shotgun sequence genome encodes the following:
- the LOC144488179 gene encoding LOW QUALITY PROTEIN: F-box/LRR-repeat protein 19-like (The sequence of the model RefSeq protein was modified relative to this genomic sequence to represent the inferred CDS: deleted 2 bases in 1 codon): CCDRGLWTKIDLSRQKSITPAMLSGIIRRQPVTLDLSWTSISKKQLMWLINRLQGLKGLILSGCSWSSVSALCTASCSSLQLLDPALAGRCEGLTPPGAGVPPSENRPGQNETRGRLQNVTDLRLAGLDIMDTSLRLLVRHLPQLTSLDLSHCPHIGDQSVNLLTAANSQLRDNLAHINLSGCNRLTDQCLPLFRRCPNLVRIDLRSCKLISLEGCQRFTEEASPASFRCSEDKLILRNS; this comes from the exons gTGCTGTGATAGAGGTTTATGGACCAAAATTGACCTGAGCCGCCAGAAGTCGATCACTCCAGCGATGCTGAGTGGGATTATCAGACGGCAGCCGGTCACCCTGGATCTGAGCTGGACCAGTATCTCCAAGAAGCAGCTAATGTGGCTGATAAACCGGCTGCAGG GTCTGAAGGGGTTGATTCTGTCGGGCTGTTCCTGGTCCTCGGTGTCCGCTCTGTGCACGGCCAGCTGTTCCTCCCTCCAGCTGCTGGATCCTGCGCTGGCTGGACGATGTGAAGGACTCACACCTCCGGGAGCTGGTGTCCCCCCGTCCGAGAACAGACCAG GTCAGAATGAGACGCGTGGCCGGTTACAGAACGTGACGGACCTCCGCCTGGCTGGATTGGACATTATGGACACCTCGCTGCGATTGCTGGTGCGACACCTCCCCCAGCTCACCAGCCTGGACCTGAGTCACTGCCCGCACATCGGAGACCAGTCTGTCAACCTGCTGACCGCTGCTAATTCCCAACTCCGCGATAACCTGGCCCACATCAACCTGTCAG gcTGTAACCGGTTAACAGACCAGTGCCTCCCCCTGTTCCGACGCTGCCCGAACCTTGTCCGCATCGACCTGCGATCCTGCAAGCTGATCTCGCTGGAGGGATGCCAGCGTTTCACTGAGGAAGCCTCCCCGGCC TCCTTCCGATGTTCAGAGGACAAATTGATTCTGCGGAACAGCTAA